Sequence from the Polyangium spumosum genome:
GTCAAGATTACAGCGTTTCGCCAGGGAGAGCCGAGACACGCTGCCCCGTATGACGATCGCGTCGCAAAGCCGACAGAATCCTTGCCCCCCCGCACGGACATGACAAGGATGCGCCCCATGTCCCTACGCCCCCTCCTCGTCCTCCCGCTCCTCCTCCTCGCCTGCAACAAGGAGACCCCCTCCCCCGCGCCCGAGGCGAAGGCCCCGGACGCGAAGACCCCGACGGCCGCGGCCTCGGACAAGCCGGCCGCCGCCGCCGAGATCGGAAAGCCCGCACCCGATTTCACGCTCACCGATGACGAGGGCAAATCCCACCACCTCGCCGATTACCGCGGCAAGACCGTCGTCCTCGAGTGGTTCAACGCCGGTTGCCCCTTCGTCAAGGCCTCGCACACGAAGGGCTCGCTCAAGGGGCTGTCGAAGCGCGCGGCCGAGAAGGGCGTCGTCTGGCTCGCGATCAACTCGTCCGCCCCCGGAAAGCAAGGGCACGGGGCCGAGAGCGTCGCGGAGGGGCGAAAGGCGTTTGGCTTCGAGAACCCCGTGCTCGTCGACGCGTCCGGAAAGGTCGGCAAGATGTACGGCGCCACGAATACGCCGCACATGTACGTCATCGACGCGCAAGGCACCCTCGTCTACCGCGGCGCGATCGACAACTCGCCCGACGGCGAGGGCGAGTCGCCGAAGGACGGGAAACTCGTGAACCACGTCGAGGAGGCCCTCGACGACCTCGCCGCCGGCAAGCCCGTGCGCACGCCCGAGACCAAAGCCTACGGCTGCGGCGTGAAGTACGGCTCGTAAGCCCCCCGCCATTGTCCCGACCACACGACCTCGGGTAGTCTCGGCGCATGTCGAAGCCCACGCCGCCGGACGGGCCCTCCCACGCCGCCTTCGACGACGCCGTCACGCTGCCACGCGCGGCGCAGGCCCAAGCAGGCCCCGAGCCGAGCGCCATGTTGCTCTCCGGCTCCGACCTCCAGGAGCGGGGCCAGGGCTCGCTCCTCGAGGACGAGCTCGCCACGCTCGTGGGCAAGCTCATCTCGGACCGGTACGTCGTGCACGAGCTCATCGGGCACGGCGGCATGGGGGCCGTCTACCGCGGCGAGCAGGTGCACCTGCGCAAGCGCGTGGCCATCAAGGTCCTGCGGCCGGACATGGCCCGTATGGTCGAGCTCGCGGTGCGGTTCGAACGCGAGGCCATCGCGGGCGCACACGTGAGCCACCCGAACGTGGTCGCCGCCATCGATTTCGGCAAGCTCGACGACGGCTCGCAGTTCTTGATCCTGGAGTACGTCGAGGGCACGTCGCTCAAGGATCTCATCGAGGCAGGCCCGCTGCCCCTCGATCGCGCGCTCTCCATCGGCCGGCAGCTCGCAATGGCCCTCGGGGCGGTGCACGAAAAGAGCATCGTCCACCGCGACGTGAAGCCCCAGAACATCCTCGTCGACACCAGAGAGACGGTAAAGCTGCTCGATTTTGGCCTCGCCAAGGTGCGCGTCGAGCTGCTCTCGGATCAGGGCCGTCACGCAAAGCCGAGCCCGGCGCTGACGGGCGTGGGCATGGTCATGGGGACGTTCGCGTACATGGCGCCCGAGGCGGCGCGGGGCATGGAGGGCGTGGACGCGCGCTCGGATCTGTATGCGCTCGGCGTCGTGATGTACGAGATGCTCACGGGCCTACGCCCGTTCGACGAGAAGGATCCGGCGCTGCACCTGAAGAAGATCCGCAGCGAGGAGGCGCCGCCGATGCGGGAGCGGGCGCCGGAGATCAAGGTGCCGCCGCGGATCGAGGCCGTCGTGATGCGGCTGCTCGCGCGGGAGCCGGAGCGCAGGTTCGCGTCGGCGAACGAGGCGCTCGCGGCGCTCGACGAGGCGGCCGCGGCGCCGGAGAAGGAGCTCGAAAAGGCGCTGGAGAAGGCGCTCGAAGGCGAGCTCGCGAAGGCGCCGGAGAAGGCCGCCGCGCCCGCGCCGAAGCCCGCGGGCAAAGGCCTCGACAAACGCGCGCTTTTCCTGATGGCCGCGGGCCTCTCGGCCCTGGCCGTGCTCCTGCTCGTGGTGGTGCTCGTGCGCAGCGGCTCGTCGGAATCCACGGACGAGGACGAGGCCGCCGCCCCCGCCACGACCGCGGCGCCGACCGGGACGAGCCGGGCCGCCGTGCCGGCGAACGTGCCGACCGAGATCGACGGCGCGGACGCGACGGAGTGGGCCGAGCGGCTGCGGCGGGCGGCGTCGAAAAAAGAATGGCGGCCGGGCGCGAAGGCCTTCCTCGCCCTCGCCAAGCTCGATCCCGAGCGCCTCACGGGCAATGAAATGCGCGGCGACGTGGTCGGCGTCGTCGCGGGGATCGGCTTCGAGACGAGCTTCGCCGAGTCGGACCAGGTCTTCGACGCGCTCGAAAAGGAGCTCGGCACGGGCGGGCTCGACGTGCTCTTCCACGTGGTGCGCACGCGGGGCGGCACGAAGGCGAGCCGCCGCGCCCACGACATCCTCGGAAAGGCGGGGACCATGGACCGCGCCACGCCCGCGTTACGCGTGGCCTTCGAGCTGCGCAAAGCGGCCTGTCACGACAAGCGCGCGCTTTTTTCGAGGGCCGCCGAGGAGGGCGACGGGCGCGCGCTCGACGAGCTCTTGATCACCAAGGACACCCCCTGCTCGGCGAGGCGTGATCCGTGTTGTTATCGGGAGGACGCGGAGATCAAGGAGGCGATCAGCAAGCTCCGGGCGAAGCTCGGGGGGTGATTATCCAGCCCGGGACAGGACCCACGCCGCATATCCGAGCGCCGTGAGCTGGATGATGGCGAACCCGAGGAGGCCCGTGGGCAGGAAATCGAAGAAGCCGAACCGGAGCTTTTGCCCGTCCGCGTCGCGGATGTCCGCGCGCTCCGTGAGCGCCTGCGCCAGCGGGCCCGCGGTGGCCGCGGTCAAGAAGAGCGAGCTGCCCGCGCAAACCGAGAG
This genomic interval carries:
- a CDS encoding thioredoxin family protein, translating into MSLRPLLVLPLLLLACNKETPSPAPEAKAPDAKTPTAAASDKPAAAAEIGKPAPDFTLTDDEGKSHHLADYRGKTVVLEWFNAGCPFVKASHTKGSLKGLSKRAAEKGVVWLAINSSAPGKQGHGAESVAEGRKAFGFENPVLVDASGKVGKMYGATNTPHMYVIDAQGTLVYRGAIDNSPDGEGESPKDGKLVNHVEEALDDLAAGKPVRTPETKAYGCGVKYGS
- a CDS encoding serine/threonine-protein kinase, whose protein sequence is MSKPTPPDGPSHAAFDDAVTLPRAAQAQAGPEPSAMLLSGSDLQERGQGSLLEDELATLVGKLISDRYVVHELIGHGGMGAVYRGEQVHLRKRVAIKVLRPDMARMVELAVRFEREAIAGAHVSHPNVVAAIDFGKLDDGSQFLILEYVEGTSLKDLIEAGPLPLDRALSIGRQLAMALGAVHEKSIVHRDVKPQNILVDTRETVKLLDFGLAKVRVELLSDQGRHAKPSPALTGVGMVMGTFAYMAPEAARGMEGVDARSDLYALGVVMYEMLTGLRPFDEKDPALHLKKIRSEEAPPMRERAPEIKVPPRIEAVVMRLLAREPERRFASANEALAALDEAAAAPEKELEKALEKALEGELAKAPEKAAAPAPKPAGKGLDKRALFLMAAGLSALAVLLLVVVLVRSGSSESTDEDEAAAPATTAAPTGTSRAAVPANVPTEIDGADATEWAERLRRAASKKEWRPGAKAFLALAKLDPERLTGNEMRGDVVGVVAGIGFETSFAESDQVFDALEKELGTGGLDVLFHVVRTRGGTKASRRAHDILGKAGTMDRATPALRVAFELRKAACHDKRALFSRAAEEGDGRALDELLITKDTPCSARRDPCCYREDAEIKEAISKLRAKLGG